From Patescibacteria group bacterium, a single genomic window includes:
- the amrS gene encoding AmmeMemoRadiSam system radical SAM enzyme, producing the protein MKGLYKKDKNFIKCLACSHYCKIAEGHAGICGVRENQNGELKLLVYGRPCAAHVDPIEKKPFYHFLPGTKILSLGTFGCNLGCGFCQNWDISQISRHAKEAATGWKDFLAKIDYLSPEAVVKMALENHLPTIAFTYNEPTIWTEYAIDIAKLAKKAGLKCAYVSNGYMSKETCDYIAPYIDAINIDLKSFSDKFYIKTCQARLQPVLDNIKRLHKAGLWIEITTLVIPGENDSPAELKKIAEFIVSVSPDIPWHLSAFYPNYEMTGTGATDPGTLHTGQKIGQDAGLKYVYLGNIN; encoded by the coding sequence ATGAAGGGTTTATATAAAAAAGATAAAAATTTCATAAAATGCCTGGCCTGCTCGCATTATTGTAAAATTGCCGAAGGTCATGCCGGCATCTGCGGCGTGCGGGAAAACCAAAATGGCGAACTGAAACTTTTGGTTTACGGCCGGCCCTGTGCGGCGCATGTTGACCCGATTGAGAAAAAACCTTTTTATCATTTTTTGCCCGGAACAAAAATTTTGTCGCTGGGAACTTTCGGCTGTAATTTGGGTTGCGGGTTCTGTCAAAATTGGGATATTTCACAAATCAGCCGGCACGCCAAAGAGGCAGCCACGGGCTGGAAAGATTTTTTAGCAAAAATTGATTACTTGAGCCCGGAAGCCGTAGTGAAAATGGCTTTGGAAAATCATTTACCGACCATCGCTTTCACATATAACGAGCCGACCATCTGGACGGAGTATGCCATTGATATCGCCAAGCTGGCCAAAAAGGCCGGTCTCAAATGCGCCTATGTTTCCAATGGCTATATGTCAAAAGAAACCTGTGATTACATTGCGCCCTACATTGACGCCATTAATATAGATTTAAAATCATTTAGCGATAAATTTTATATAAAAACTTGCCAGGCCCGGCTCCAGCCGGTTTTAGATAACATCAAACGGCTTCATAAAGCTGGTTTATGGATTGAGATTACAACCCTGGTTATTCCCGGAGAAAACGATTCTCCGGCTGAACTGAAAAAAATCGCCGAGTTTATTGTTTCGGTCAGCCCGGATATTCCGTGGCATCTGTCCGCTTTCTATCCAAATTATGAAATGACCGGGACCGGCGCAACTGATCCGGGGACACTGCACACCGGCCAAAAAATCGGTCAAGACGCCGGACTTAAATATGTTTATTTAGGTAATATCAATTAA
- a CDS encoding lytic transglycosylase domain-containing protein — MRGETGFQSPKQEIPKEIGKYKLSPEFMAAILAAMVVVCPACKKTEEEPAIMPGNATVEPREVKDKKIDRPLYDLLANEVPPDQKVIFDKIFNEEALALYVKKFGLQKEQIANFFKAMKNTEKRDKVFDLVDKYCEEEGVPKPLAHAVWSNESGGRSGATSNKGARGIFQVKPDTAAAHGVSGEKLYGLEANIKAGIKELRRCYDKYGQWGLALVAYAGGTGDLGKLLIKTGHLEKKNFYKYVDMHFDGSAISFYKHGNVPNIVDLYTKRPNKESLGYAFRVLSMGKILDAIDWQDGDTPIKIDETKLKFSNLWDSEQGQQKVKELKKAARIKKAQKANRQKQIQTQKKPSKPEPVARVWKPR, encoded by the coding sequence ATGCGCGGAGAAACCGGGTTTCAATCTCCTAAACAGGAAATACCCAAAGAAATTGGTAAATATAAACTGTCACCGGAGTTTATGGCCGCGATATTGGCGGCTATGGTGGTCGTGTGTCCGGCCTGTAAAAAAACCGAAGAGGAGCCGGCAATAATGCCGGGTAATGCCACAGTTGAACCGCGGGAAGTTAAAGATAAAAAAATTGATCGTCCCTTGTATGATCTTTTGGCCAACGAAGTCCCTCCGGATCAAAAAGTTATTTTTGATAAAATTTTTAATGAAGAGGCCTTGGCTTTGTATGTTAAAAAATTCGGTTTGCAAAAAGAGCAGATAGCCAATTTTTTTAAGGCCATGAAAAATACCGAGAAAAGAGATAAAGTTTTTGATTTGGTTGATAAATATTGCGAGGAAGAAGGAGTGCCAAAGCCATTGGCCCACGCGGTCTGGAGCAATGAGAGCGGCGGCCGTTCCGGAGCCACATCAAACAAAGGCGCGCGCGGAATTTTTCAGGTGAAACCCGATACCGCGGCGGCGCATGGAGTTTCCGGAGAAAAGTTGTATGGACTGGAAGCTAATATCAAAGCCGGGATCAAAGAATTGCGCCGTTGTTATGACAAATACGGCCAGTGGGGATTGGCTTTGGTTGCCTATGCCGGAGGCACCGGTGATTTGGGCAAACTTTTGATCAAGACAGGCCATTTGGAGAAAAAAAATTTTTATAAATATGTAGACATGCATTTTGACGGTTCGGCGATCTCGTTTTATAAACACGGGAATGTACCGAACATCGTTGATTTATATACCAAAAGACCGAACAAAGAATCTTTGGGTTATGCTTTCCGGGTTTTGTCCATGGGTAAAATTTTAGACGCTATTGATTGGCAGGATGGTGATACTCCAATTAAGATAGATGAAACAAAATTAAAATTTAGCAATCTGTGGGATTCGGAGCAGGGCCAGCAAAAAGTAAAAGAATTGAAAAAAGCGGCCAGGATCAAAAAAGCGCAGAAAGCAAATAGACAGAAACAAATACAAACGCAAAAAAAGCCGTCAAAACCGGAACCTGTGGCCAGGGTCTGGAAACCTAGATAA
- a CDS encoding NUDIX hydrolase, with the protein MVPEKISEEVIHSNPWWDYKHDRYKLANGQEFDYFYGETPGSTIIIPVLDDGGLLLIVQHRYLRDLKSIEFPGGGLKKDETPIDGAKRELAEETGKQSSDFIKIGSFDGLNGMYKDTTHIFIAKELEEANHAKPDDTENIEIIIRRPDEFEDMIKRGEIWDGQTLAAWAIVRNNLLKS; encoded by the coding sequence ATGGTTCCTGAAAAAATTTCCGAGGAAGTTATCCACTCCAATCCGTGGTGGGATTATAAACATGACAGATATAAACTGGCCAACGGCCAAGAGTTTGATTATTTTTACGGTGAGACACCCGGTTCAACAATCATTATTCCGGTTTTAGATGACGGCGGCCTGCTTTTGATTGTTCAGCACCGGTATTTACGCGACCTTAAAAGCATTGAGTTTCCGGGCGGGGGATTAAAAAAAGATGAAACGCCCATAGACGGAGCCAAAAGAGAACTGGCTGAAGAAACAGGCAAACAATCTTCGGATTTTATAAAAATCGGTTCATTTGATGGTCTTAATGGCATGTATAAAGACACAACCCACATTTTTATAGCCAAGGAACTGGAAGAAGCCAATCACGCTAAACCGGATGACACCGAAAATATAGAAATTATCATTCGCCGTCCGGATGAATTTGAAGATATGATAAAGCGCGGAGAAATTTGGGACGGCCAGACCTTGGCGGCCTGGGCCATAGTGCGGAATAATTTACTAAAAAGTTAA
- a CDS encoding HIT family protein has translation MEKDCLFCKIIAKEIPNYTVYEDKNILAFLDIHPCSKGHTVVVPKKHFSDLFEMSESEFIQIMDGLRHAMERVQEIIKPEAMNVGINNGKAAGQAVGHVHWHILPRWTGDGGGNIHSIIRNGAGINVEEIYKLFL, from the coding sequence ATGGAAAAGGACTGTTTGTTTTGTAAAATTATTGCCAAAGAAATTCCCAATTACACGGTTTATGAAGATAAAAATATTTTGGCTTTTTTGGATATTCACCCGTGTTCCAAGGGGCACACGGTGGTTGTCCCCAAAAAACACTTTAGCGATTTATTTGAAATGTCCGAGTCGGAGTTTATTCAAATTATGGATGGTTTGCGGCACGCCATGGAGCGCGTGCAGGAAATAATAAAGCCGGAGGCCATGAATGTAGGTATAAACAACGGCAAAGCGGCGGGTCAGGCCGTCGGCCATGTGCATTGGCATATTCTGCCGCGCTGGACCGGTGATGGTGGCGGAAACATACATTCAATCATCAGAAACGGCGCCGGGATTAATGTTGAAGAAATCTATAAATTATTTTTATAA
- the dnaB gene encoding replicative DNA helicase, with translation MAQDITQIEKIPPQSIEAESSLLGSILLDKDAMLKIADIVQPDDFYKNSNGQIYEAILELYQKNEPIDLLTVSNRLAERGQLESAGGYSYLVSLTNSVPTSSHAVNYAHIIHKKATRRRMLSAAQEIGRLGYDEEEELETLLDQAQRQLFGVSQNYMKQTFSPIRGVLAEAFDRIDELHKNKGQLRGLPTGFGDLDNLLAGLQKSDLVILAARPSVGKTSLALDIVRNVAVKRKTPVGLFSLEMSKEQLVDRLLCSEANVDLWKMRTGRLSERPEDDDFPRIGHAMGVLSEAPIFIDDSPNINIMQIRTKARRLQMEHGLGLIVIDYLQLMESRGGVENRVQEVAEITRGLKGIARELNIPVLALSQLSRSVEMSKPAIPKLAHLRESGSIEQDADVVLFIYRKSADRGYRMEDISPDERFVAEIHIAKHRNGPTGLVKMIFDEPRASFRNMTTQYNSGSAPQQQNPAPQPQVLKPKSAFIQNTNPELPPV, from the coding sequence ATGGCTCAAGACATCACCCAGATTGAAAAAATCCCGCCGCAAAGCATAGAAGCGGAGTCCTCTCTCTTGGGCTCTATTTTATTGGATAAAGACGCAATGCTTAAAATCGCCGACATTGTTCAACCGGATGATTTCTACAAAAACAGCAACGGACAAATTTATGAGGCCATTTTGGAACTGTACCAAAAAAACGAACCGATTGATTTGTTAACCGTGAGTAACCGTTTGGCTGAAAGAGGCCAGCTAGAAAGCGCCGGCGGCTACAGTTATCTGGTTTCTTTAACCAATTCGGTGCCAACCTCTTCCCATGCCGTCAATTACGCGCATATCATCCATAAAAAAGCCACCCGGCGCCGGATGCTCTCCGCGGCCCAGGAAATCGGCCGGCTCGGTTATGATGAAGAAGAAGAACTGGAGACCTTGCTTGACCAGGCCCAGAGACAGTTGTTTGGTGTTTCCCAAAACTACATGAAGCAAACATTTTCACCAATTCGCGGCGTCTTGGCCGAGGCCTTTGACCGCATTGATGAACTTCATAAAAATAAAGGGCAATTACGCGGATTGCCGACCGGATTTGGTGACCTGGATAATTTGCTGGCCGGCTTGCAAAAATCTGACTTAGTAATTTTAGCCGCTCGCCCCAGCGTCGGAAAAACTTCTTTGGCTTTGGACATTGTACGCAACGTGGCTGTTAAAAGAAAAACACCGGTCGGATTATTTTCTCTGGAAATGAGCAAGGAACAATTGGTTGACCGCTTGCTTTGTTCAGAGGCCAATGTTGACTTGTGGAAAATGCGTACCGGCCGTTTGAGTGAGCGCCCGGAAGACGACGATTTTCCGCGCATCGGCCACGCCATGGGCGTACTCTCCGAAGCGCCGATTTTTATAGACGACTCCCCCAATATAAATATAATGCAGATCAGAACCAAAGCCCGCCGTTTGCAAATGGAGCACGGACTGGGATTGATTGTGATTGATTATTTACAACTAATGGAATCAAGAGGCGGCGTGGAAAACCGCGTGCAGGAAGTGGCGGAAATCACCCGCGGATTAAAGGGTATTGCCAGAGAATTGAACATCCCGGTTTTGGCTCTATCACAATTGTCGCGCAGTGTGGAAATGAGTAAGCCGGCAATTCCAAAGTTGGCGCATTTACGAGAATCAGGATCAATTGAACAAGATGCGGACGTGGTTTTGTTTATTTACCGCAAATCCGCTGACCGGGGCTACCGCATGGAAGATATTTCTCCGGATGAAAGATTTGTAGCGGAAATTCATATTGCCAAACACCGCAACGGTCCGACCGGTTTGGTGAAAATGATTTTTGACGAACCGCGGGCGTCGTTTAGAAATATGACCACGCAGTATAATTCCGGCAGTGCGCCCCAGCAACAAAATCCGGCTCCGCAACCGCAGGTATTAAAACCAAAATCGGCGTTTATACAAAATACCAATCCGGAATTACCTCCGGTATAA
- a CDS encoding YbaB/EbfC family nucleoid-associated protein, with protein sequence MSMFSKLKQFKDMRDQGKKLQGALSGESVTTQSGGVAVTLDGNMQMTGIAIDDELLNPARKEKLQNSIKDAYGDALKKIQRIMANKMQAMGGFPGLK encoded by the coding sequence ATGTCAATGTTTTCAAAATTAAAACAGTTTAAAGACATGCGCGATCAGGGTAAAAAACTGCAGGGCGCACTCTCCGGCGAATCAGTGACCACACAAAGCGGCGGCGTGGCCGTAACCTTAGACGGCAATATGCAGATGACCGGCATTGCTATAGACGACGAATTGCTAAATCCCGCCAGAAAAGAAAAACTGCAGAACTCAATTAAAGACGCTTACGGCGACGCTCTCAAAAAAATCCAAAGAATCATGGCTAATAAAATGCAGGCCATGGGCGGATTTCCAGGATTAAAATAA
- the recR gene encoding recombination mediator RecR yields the protein MYSKSINNLIEAFRQLPSVGQRTAERFVFHLLKSGKKEVGELTLALKDLIDNIKSCEVCWDFSDENPCRICANKNREQDIMCVVADPQDVPVIERTNAFAGLYHVLRGVIEPGDEDGLDKLKIKELFGRIKAQKNLKEIILALNPDLSGETTMLYLDKEIKKINPKIKISRPARGLPMGSDLQYADEITLGSALKNRTVK from the coding sequence ATGTACTCCAAATCCATAAATAATTTGATTGAGGCCTTCAGACAACTGCCTTCGGTCGGCCAGCGCACTGCCGAAAGGTTTGTTTTTCATTTATTAAAATCCGGTAAAAAAGAAGTGGGCGAACTTACCCTGGCTTTAAAAGATTTAATTGATAATATTAAGAGTTGTGAAGTGTGCTGGGATTTCAGCGACGAAAATCCCTGCCGGATTTGCGCCAACAAAAACCGCGAGCAGGATATAATGTGCGTGGTCGCTGACCCGCAGGATGTTCCGGTGATTGAACGCACCAATGCTTTTGCCGGGTTATACCATGTTTTGCGCGGAGTGATTGAACCGGGCGATGAAGACGGTCTGGATAAATTAAAAATCAAGGAATTATTCGGGCGAATAAAAGCTCAAAAAAATCTGAAGGAAATCATTCTGGCGTTGAACCCTGATTTGTCCGGCGAAACCACCATGCTCTATTTGGACAAAGAAATTAAAAAAATAAATCCAAAAATAAAAATCTCCCGCCCGGCGCGCGGTTTACCTATGGGAAGCGACTTGCAATACGCTGATGAAATAACCTTAGGAAGCGCGTTGAAAAATAGAACGGTGAAATAA
- the rplU gene encoding 50S ribosomal protein L21, whose amino-acid sequence MYAVIATGGKQYLVKTGEVLKIEKLPQAEGEKVVFDEVLLTANDDGGDVQIGAPYLSGVTVKATLEKQGKNRTLLVQKFKRKVRYHKAHGQRQRYSQVKIM is encoded by the coding sequence ATGTACGCAGTAATTGCAACCGGTGGAAAACAATACTTGGTTAAAACCGGTGAAGTTTTAAAAATAGAAAAGTTGCCCCAGGCAGAAGGGGAGAAGGTTGTGTTTGATGAGGTTTTGCTTACTGCCAATGACGACGGCGGTGATGTCCAAATCGGCGCGCCGTATCTGTCAGGTGTTACAGTTAAAGCGACTTTGGAAAAACAAGGCAAAAACCGAACACTCTTGGTGCAGAAATTCAAACGCAAAGTGCGATACCATAAAGCGCACGGACAAAGACAGAGATATAGCCAAGTGAAGATAATGTAA
- a CDS encoding DUF192 domain-containing protein, whose product MSQSKPLKKWHLIFFAVILVIAIVFKIYQSMWPKANVKIGGEVLKVLVANTPAHQVEGWSNKKDMGNYGGMLFVFPDFGQHTMVMRDMRFPLDIVWLNGNKIVEIAPNIQTEPGKTEAQLTPFFSSQPSNMVLELPAGFMDKTGIKIGDEVVFDKI is encoded by the coding sequence ATGTCACAATCAAAACCTCTTAAAAAATGGCATTTAATTTTCTTTGCGGTTATACTGGTAATTGCGATAGTTTTTAAGATATATCAATCTATGTGGCCGAAAGCGAATGTTAAAATCGGCGGTGAGGTTTTGAAGGTTTTGGTTGCCAACACCCCGGCGCACCAGGTGGAGGGCTGGAGTAATAAAAAAGATATGGGCAACTACGGTGGCATGCTGTTTGTTTTTCCGGATTTTGGTCAGCACACCATGGTTATGAGGGATATGAGATTTCCTTTGGATATTGTCTGGTTAAATGGCAATAAAATTGTTGAGATTGCGCCAAATATCCAGACCGAACCGGGTAAAACCGAGGCCCAGCTGACTCCGTTTTTCTCCAGCCAGCCGTCAAACATGGTTTTGGAGCTTCCGGCCGGATTTATGGATAAAACCGGGATAAAAATAGGGGATGAGGTGGTGTTTGACAAAATTTAG
- a CDS encoding MraY family glycosyltransferase, producing MFYTYLIYFLAALASSILFTIVVRRLALRFQIVDVPDQQRKKHFGPTPLLGGVAIFISFSLVVGFLLLNPIYGIEIFKNKLIWIAAAGLILIIMGAVDDAKQLSPQFRLLITALAALVAVIGGVGLEKITNPFGGIINFGLIVGGIFAFLWLMGMMYTTKILDGLDGLSTGIVFIGALMIFFLTNTKTFFQPNVGLLAIIFAGSCLGFLIFNFNPAKIFLGEGGSLFIGFILGILAIISGGKVATALLVMAIPILDLIRVAVARIRRKQSIFKGDREHLHFRLMDAGWSHKQSVLLMYALAFIFGITTLLFQSQQKLFALVFLVLLMAYVTIKTS from the coding sequence ATGTTTTATACTTACTTGATATATTTTTTAGCCGCGTTAGCGTCATCAATTTTGTTTACCATCGTCGTCAGGCGATTGGCTTTGCGTTTTCAAATTGTGGATGTGCCGGATCAACAGCGAAAAAAACATTTTGGGCCAACTCCGCTTTTGGGGGGTGTGGCCATTTTTATTTCTTTTTCTTTGGTGGTTGGGTTTTTATTATTAAACCCGATTTACGGCATTGAAATTTTTAAAAATAAATTGATTTGGATCGCGGCTGCCGGTTTGATTTTAATTATCATGGGCGCGGTTGATGATGCCAAACAATTAAGTCCGCAGTTTCGGTTACTGATTACTGCCTTGGCGGCGCTAGTGGCTGTCATCGGCGGAGTGGGCTTGGAAAAAATTACCAACCCATTCGGCGGCATTATTAATTTTGGTTTGATAGTCGGCGGTATTTTTGCTTTTTTGTGGCTGATGGGCATGATGTATACGACAAAAATTTTAGACGGGCTAGACGGCTTATCCACAGGCATAGTTTTTATCGGCGCTTTGATGATTTTCTTTTTAACAAATACCAAGACATTTTTTCAGCCCAATGTCGGCTTGCTGGCGATCATTTTTGCCGGCAGTTGTCTGGGGTTTTTAATTTTTAATTTTAATCCGGCTAAAATATTTTTAGGCGAAGGTGGCAGTTTGTTTATCGGTTTTATTTTGGGAATTTTGGCAATCATTTCCGGCGGTAAAGTGGCCACTGCATTACTGGTTATGGCTATACCGATTTTGGATTTAATCAGAGTGGCTGTAGCGCGCATCCGCCGCAAGCAATCAATTTTTAAAGGTGATCGTGAGCATTTGCATTTTCGGCTGATGGACGCCGGCTGGAGTCATAAACAATCCGTGCTGTTAATGTATGCTCTAGCATTTATATTTGGCATTACCACTTTATTGTTTCAAAGCCAGCAAAAGTTGTTTGCTTTGGTATTTTTGGTATTATTAATGGCGTATGTCACAATCAAAACCTCTTAA
- a CDS encoding ATP-dependent Clp protease ATP-binding subunit gives MDFQKSPPLNILTNNKRAETRMGVYLRSKWLYWNYPLTRYNIALQRGRRILNKIRVITALVFTLTCWIWVGFGVYKSGQMVFSYLFYLGVIGLLYLWYRVIKQGEFTGMVERFEYEFDKQPEKDEGLNINVWDQIKRVPWKKRLNITETFTAEAMSALGSAYKLADKYGKKEVGPIDLFLALLKFNRIGNIFIRLGIPASVFEEQISKLELTEEKIKSAPVLSADFQQIIFQAYEEAYNAHQEYVSVTELLICAVKESPEIQEIMFALDINNQKLANVIEWARIRERLHRQYVKFARAASHRSKYGMDKAMTALATPYLNQFSDDLTLLAQFGHLNPCVARVKEIEEIYRVVEGGQHNVLLVGDHGVGKRSIVEGVAQSMVADDVPDRLKDKRMVRLSVSALLGGTDPAGAVDRLRNIMHEISRARNVILFIHNIHELIGVSAGGQEGSLDVADTLAEFLTSGRFLTVATTTNEDFAKHIANSTMGNVFTKIDVPEMDVNQAIQVLESKVGEAEYKQNVFFSYDAIEKAAQFSAKFIHEIYLPGSALEIMTEAASFAHNKKGANTLVTGEEVAAVIAEKTKIPLTTVSSDESTKLLNLEAEMHKRVIGQDEGVDAVASSLRRARAEIRSAKRPIANFLFLGPTGVGKTELAKTIAEVYFGGEDRMIRLDMSEYQEKSGLSRLIGAAGQKGSGILTESVRRHPFALLLLDEIEKADPDILNLFLQVMDDGRLSDSTGRAVDFTNIILIATSNAGTSYVSEQMRAGLSQEAIKERLLHGELKQYFRPEFLNRFDGIILFKPLDKEAIQKVAGLMLQRIVKELEVKGVQMKVEDGAISYLAEAGFDPEFGARPMRRVLQERVENKLADLLLAGKLKRRDTVVIGEGGNIRVE, from the coding sequence ATGGATTTTCAAAAATCTCCACCACTGAATATTTTAACCAATAACAAGCGCGCTGAAACGCGGATGGGTGTTTATTTACGAAGTAAATGGCTGTATTGGAATTATCCGCTCACGCGTTATAACATTGCTTTACAAAGAGGCAGGCGAATACTTAATAAAATCCGGGTGATTACGGCTTTGGTTTTTACTCTAACTTGTTGGATCTGGGTCGGATTTGGAGTGTATAAATCCGGGCAAATGGTTTTTTCATATTTATTTTATCTCGGCGTCATCGGATTATTGTATTTATGGTATCGCGTTATTAAACAAGGCGAATTTACGGGCATGGTGGAAAGATTTGAGTATGAGTTTGATAAACAGCCGGAAAAAGATGAGGGCTTAAATATAAATGTCTGGGACCAGATCAAGCGCGTGCCGTGGAAAAAACGATTGAATATTACTGAGACCTTTACTGCCGAGGCCATGTCTGCCCTGGGTAGTGCGTATAAATTGGCGGATAAATACGGGAAAAAAGAAGTCGGGCCGATTGATTTGTTTTTGGCCCTGTTAAAATTTAATCGCATCGGCAATATTTTTATCCGTTTGGGCATTCCGGCCAGCGTGTTTGAAGAACAAATCAGTAAATTGGAATTAACTGAAGAAAAAATCAAATCAGCGCCGGTTCTGTCGGCCGATTTCCAACAAATAATTTTTCAGGCCTATGAAGAGGCCTATAACGCTCACCAGGAATATGTGAGCGTAACCGAGCTTTTAATTTGCGCGGTCAAAGAGTCGCCGGAAATCCAGGAAATAATGTTTGCTTTAGATATTAATAATCAAAAATTGGCCAATGTGATTGAGTGGGCGCGAATTCGGGAGCGACTGCATCGCCAATACGTAAAATTTGCCCGGGCCGCGTCGCATCGGTCAAAATATGGCATGGACAAAGCCATGACCGCCTTGGCCACTCCCTATTTAAATCAATTCAGTGACGACTTAACTTTACTCGCGCAATTCGGACATTTAAATCCCTGCGTGGCGCGAGTAAAAGAAATTGAAGAAATATACCGGGTGGTTGAGGGCGGTCAGCATAATGTTTTGCTGGTTGGTGATCATGGCGTGGGTAAAAGATCAATTGTGGAAGGGGTTGCTCAAAGCATGGTGGCTGATGATGTGCCGGATCGCCTCAAAGACAAGCGCATGGTGCGCTTAAGCGTGTCCGCATTGTTGGGTGGTACAGACCCGGCCGGAGCGGTTGATAGATTGCGAAATATTATGCATGAAATTTCTCGCGCCCGCAATGTGATTTTGTTTATCCACAATATTCATGAACTGATAGGTGTGTCTGCCGGCGGGCAAGAGGGTAGTTTGGATGTCGCCGACACTTTGGCGGAATTTTTAACCAGCGGCCGGTTTTTAACCGTTGCCACCACCACTAATGAGGATTTTGCCAAACACATTGCCAATTCAACTATGGGCAACGTGTTTACAAAAATTGATGTGCCGGAGATGGATGTCAACCAAGCGATTCAGGTTTTGGAATCAAAAGTAGGGGAGGCGGAATACAAACAAAATGTTTTCTTTTCTTATGACGCGATTGAAAAGGCAGCGCAGTTTTCCGCCAAATTTATCCACGAAATATATCTGCCGGGCAGCGCCTTGGAGATAATGACTGAAGCGGCCAGTTTTGCTCATAACAAAAAAGGTGCCAACACTTTGGTGACCGGAGAAGAAGTGGCGGCCGTGATTGCGGAAAAAACAAAAATCCCGCTTACCACTGTATCAAGTGACGAGTCAACCAAGTTATTAAATCTGGAAGCAGAAATGCACAAGCGGGTAATCGGCCAGGACGAAGGCGTTGATGCGGTGGCCAGTTCTTTGCGCCGCGCCCGCGCCGAAATCCGTTCCGCCAAAAGACCAATCGCCAACTTTTTATTTCTCGGCCCCACCGGCGTCGGCAAAACCGAACTGGCAAAAACCATTGCCGAAGTATATTTTGGCGGCGAAGATCGCATGATCCGTTTGGATATGAGTGAATACCAGGAAAAATCCGGTCTGTCGCGGCTTATCGGCGCGGCCGGACAAAAAGGCAGCGGTATTTTGACGGAATCAGTGCGCCGCCATCCGTTTGCGCTTTTGCTTTTAGATGAAATTGAAAAAGCCGACCCGGATATTTTAAATTTGTTTTTACAGGTGATGGATGACGGGCGCCTGTCAGACAGCACCGGCCGGGCGGTTGATTTTACCAATATAATTTTGATTGCCACCTCCAATGCCGGCACAAGTTATGTGTCAGAACAAATGCGCGCCGGTTTATCACAGGAAGCGATAAAAGAAAGATTGTTGCACGGGGAATTAAAACAATATTTCCGGCCGGAATTTTTAAATCGTTTTGACGGCATAATATTATTCAAACCGCTGGATAAAGAAGCGATACAGAAAGTGGCCGGATTGATGTTACAGAGAATTGTTAAAGAATTGGAAGTCAAAGGCGTGCAAATGAAAGTTGAAGATGGGGCCATCAGTTATTTGGCCGAAGCCGGTTTTGATCCGGAGTTTGGCGCCAGGCCCATGCGCCGTGTTTTACAGGAGAGAGTGGAAAACAAGCTGGCTGATTTATTGCTTGCCGGAAAACTGAAAAGGAGAGATACTGTAGTCATTGGCGAAGGCGGGAATATTCGCGTGGAATAG